Part of the Augochlora pura isolate Apur16 chromosome 10, APUR_v2.2.1, whole genome shotgun sequence genome, GACTTTGCGCACGCATCATGTTTCTCGGGTGTACATGTATTTGTGGACGGAGGATGGAAAGGGTtggaaaatatgtaaataataatgctgCATCGCGTTTCAGGATACGTGAAAATCACGGCGTCGAAACGATGTGAAATAAACAAGGACGAACTTCGAATTGTTTCACTTCTATggttcgagaaaaaaaattcaaatttttttcgtGATGCGTCATAATTATCACATTTtcgataaaagaaattatctgTTGCTTCGCGAGAAGGACAGGGAGgaaaacaaagagaaagaggatcatagagagagagagagagagagatagagatcgAAGCACGATGCATCGTAAAAGTAGTTAAcgcgttatttataatactacaTACATTCGCGCGACCGCTGATCGGTATAGCTAACCAATACTTCTGAATATAGGTACAAACAATGCAAACatagttgaaaaattaaatttagtcaGCCAAAATGAAAGGTATAATGTgtcttttattatacaaattcgtCGAATTTGTTCGTGATTTACGAATGCGATTCTAACAAAAGCCTAATgtgtttcaacaaaattttagaGACATTGAACTATGATATTATGGAGAGACTTACCGGCTAAGAACTGTTAACCGACGATGATATCCATTTACCAAAGACAGAACAATGCACATACAGTGTTCGCAATCACTCGTAAATACGTATTTATGTACACGTACACCGAAAACAAATTAGAccacgaaatataaaaatggctTGTGTATTTACACGCGGGCTTTGTTCAGTGCCAAATAAGAATGATGTCATTGGATGACGCATGCAGAATTAGTGTACGCGTGCTACCAGTTTAAAAGGAATACAAGTGGCGTGAATTTTGAATTCCCGAATCACTTGGGGTTGTTATATTATCGACTGTCATTGTATAGTTGCATTTTTAAAGTTCATTCGGGAAACCCACATAAGGTTTAAAATGAATGTTTCGGTATAAAGAACAAAcaaagatataattttttatattcactttttttttaactttgaGGAAACCAGTGCTGTATTCCATAATGTGTGgctaaaatcatatttttagtgttagacaattataaaaatgtcaaataaaCTGTAAACGTTTTGGAAAGAATGATTCGATTCGTCGTATTAGTacgtttttataaatgtacagTTATTACGGAAGAATATTATCtcgtaaatttttttaatgcgtTGTTTTGATTGGTAGACATTCTTTTTATCGGTTCGAGATAACGAAACGATGTACATGTAGTGATAGCATGATAAagattgatattaatttattttactttttaatccTCTCGACTATGTGATGTTTCATCATACTAAAAATGACTGTTAAAGGAAACAGCGATAACAATATCTATCGTAACAAGATACAAATGAGcaagaattaaaatacatatttagcGACACGTTGTACAGTATAAACAGTAATAGCAATTCATGTGCCCTTAGAGAGCCATCCTAtccagaaaatattcattcctttttttaccgttatttccgaattttttacatataatacCACGTCGGTACATATCTAAAAGACAAGTTGTTCCGTTTCATGTAATAGATaagttaaagaaaattttttatagtatatattcaTATGAATATCGCCTTAATCAGTTAGCCTCgcagttattttaattattttgtggTGGTTCAGGATTACTTGGATTATTTCCCATTTGTCGCATCAGTATCTCCAAAAGTTCAGGATCAGAATCTTGTATTAGTTGCGCTACCCGTTGCCCTCTGAAAACTATTGAAATGTAGTCGACATTCGTGCAACCTCTATGTatggaaaaattagaattcgatatttacgCTCGGAGGATGTCTGGATTAGCTAGCGCAACATCAATCATATCCTCAAACGAAGAAAATCCTTGACTTTGTTCTCGTAATTTTTCTTGAGTCACGTGCAAATTGTATTTGTAACTTTCGTTATCAGGCTCCATTTCTACAGCTTTCTTATAACTAACTCCAGCTTCTACAAGTCTATTTAGGCTAGAGTATGCTAATCCTAGTCGTCCATGTGCTTTGCTGTAAGTGGGATCGATGGCCAGTGCAGCTTTGCAGTCGCTAATTGCTCGCTCATGAAAGCCAATTTTGCTGTACGCTGCTGCACGGTTGCAGTAATACACTGCATTTGTAccatttaattcaattgctctaaataaaaatatgttaatgtTACACATTTCATTAActcttctgttttttttttatggaaattagtAGACTTTAActaaattatctaaaattaattgtattatattcaaaatacaTACCGTGTGTAGCTAGCGATAGCTTCATGGTGTTTCTCAGCCTTCATGTAAacatttccttcttttttcaatCTCTCTGCTTCAGCTTTGTCTTCGGGCATAGCTTCCTTGGCAGGAGGCGGAGGAACTTCTGCTGTTTCAATTGTGTTTTTAAATACTtcgagtaaattaaaatttgcttGAACATCAGACGCTTGGACATTGTAAGCACTTTCTAGGCATTGTATTGCTACTTCGAGACTTTCCCGAGATTCTTCCGTGATGTTTCCATCCTCCAATTGTTgagttaaaaattgaataattgctGCAACCAGACCTTTGACAGCCATCACTGTCTTCACGGAATTGTTAAATCTAAAACGAAAAGGGGATATATCAGACTACGTCTCCCTCGGCACGTGACATAACCTCTATACaatctttcaaaaattaatcatttttatggcATGTCAAAGAGTATATCGACCATAGTgaaggaataaatattacaatgacAACATCGCTTGCAGCAACAATAACAACGAAAGCTATTTACAAATTgttgaatgttttattatgtCGATTCATTGTTtgctaacaaaattaatagaacGCACTGGACAACGCGATAGTCGATTAAACAACACGAATTACATTGGAATAAGTGCAAAATAATACAGATGTTCTCagtaaattttaatcgttAGAAATATAAGATTACTTGTTAGTCAACTATGCGGTAGGTTATCCAATTTGACAGATCATAGAGTGCATTGACATGGCACATTGTAACCGTGCTGAGATTCAGAGCTTTTGGAAAATCTTGTCGAAGAGTTTCGAGGGAATCGATAGCGCTCGGCTTAGTTTATGTCGTAAAGAGTAatcattcgataaatatgattgaaaataatcagAACTATAAACAAGATCGCTTATATGATATATACatgaacaaaaataacaatacgACGAACAAGAATTAGTAAAGTTGAATGCGCCGAGTTTGGTAGAATCTAAATACACTGTCAATTGTCCATTACGGTCAAATGTAGTGTTGGTGGGTCTTTCCGACATGAAATCTAAACAGCGCGATCGCTCTGCATGGTACTCGAACGGTTAAGTTGTCGATTATATGCGGttcttcttttcgtttttttttttgcattgTATGTACCTTGAAAACCGAATATGACGTTACGCAGCAACAACGGGAAATTTCAATATGATTCAATGGCTGCCACTTGCTCGAAAAAGGAAACCTTAGCGCAGGCCTGGACAACTGATTCCTCATGAGCTCCGGCCCCCACTGCTCCGCCCGTTTTACTCCCCACCACCGTCACTAGGAACAGGGGCACGAATCGGTTAGCATGAcggcataaaatatttcattttgagaCGTAAACAATATGTATTTCGAAGATACAAGAATGCCCGGGAAAATTTTCTGCGTTCATTCGATGTGGTCAGAACACACTATTTATTGCGATCAATAcggagaaaattgaatatatttcttacagTTGCAGACGATTCTTGCCACGTCGGGAATGAAAAGAATATCTCGATAATTAGAGCCACAAAATGAATGTCGTGTTTTTTTGTTCAAAAGTAGCCTCCCGATGGACATGGAAACACTATCACCACGTAGCGGTAAACGGTCGTGGTAATCGACGCCTGTACTGTATGAAAAATGCATTCTGAAATCTGCTGACACATAGGTTAATAATGTATTTCGAAGCTGTAGAAACATTTAGAAGACTCGTGTCTGCATTTATATGACGGAGAAACGGTTAatctattgttaaaaataaagataaccGATTTCTCCAACCGGCCAAATATACATACGATAGTAAGTTTCTCTGTAGCCGTAGCACGTTCGTGGAGAACATGGGGCGCGGAGTTACGAAAACGTATAAAGTGTGCGCAAGGGTAACCAACACAAGCcacgtaattattaatgactATTACGttaattgattataatttgCATTACTATCATTTGTTTTTCTTACACGATGTCGACGCAGCAGATTCTTCTGAATGGTCGAGTGtccttgatttatttttcggtTGCctgattttgcaataattaatgttttaaggGACCCTGCATCTGGATACGTAGACGGTCGCGACTCCCCTAGCGGATGGAAAATGTATCTCGTTCGGATTCTGTACAGCGCCAATTGAGGTAGTGATGAAACGCTGAAACTGTTAGTTAAAATCGGCTGTCGATCATTTGGCTAATAGTTGCAACATTTTGCCGCTACCTGAAATGGCGCTGCACGTAGgtttgcaattgaaatatagcaaaattgattcttggaATCCGTACGGCATTGcatatcttataataatttgtattaataatgaatatgaatatatagACTTGTTCGAGATGTTTTCGTTATCCCTACTTTTTTAAGTGTAAATCAAAACCGAATTCCATGTAATCAAATAACAAGACAAGTCGTGCcatataataaagaaacgaaACTGTATTTCACGTCGAGAgcatgtaatataattatcaaacgTTCGTCGAGTTCGCTGATAAACATTCTCACGGAGAACATCCAGTTCGCTTatcacaaaaaaaaacaaaagaagaataaaattcaatcggAGGTGTTCTTTCTCTTCTACCCCGAAGGGAAACGATAAGAAACGaaagacaaaaaaaagaaggaaaaagtaAAGGAGCGCCGCTTCCTATGATCTATCGCTGATGAAATCTCGATCCGATCTCCCCTCGGTCTCGcagcaaaatataattaagatCACCGCAGGAGGAAACGGGCGCGTCGCAGACGAAacaaagttttcttttttacggtCTTCtacgattaatttttgttcttttgttttttttttttttgtcgaaaCTGTACCCTGGTAATTTTGGCTGTACGAGTCGGAAACTGAACGACACTCGGCGCCGGCGAATTGATTCCGGAACATTTCAAATTTCCGCGTCCCCCCCGGCCGTAGAAACAAATACATACCACGCACACGTGTCTCAACGATAATAAATGAACTGCGGGCGAACCCGGAGTTTCGCGACTTCCCAAAAAATTTACCGTAGCGTCGGAGCGAGCGGTCTCACGTTACAAAAGGTCTTATATCCGATAAGGAAAGGGGGATGAAATGTCGCTCGGCGATTTCTTGGAATCATCGCGACCGCGCGACGCCCGCAGTTCGATAATACAAGTCACCAACGAATACATTTACTCccctatattatataaaaatcacaaCCCACGTAAACGTAACGAAACAATGTTCAACAAATTATCGATCCTCGTCTGTGCTGCTGCGTGTCGCACTGCTACGCGTGCGATGCTCGATGGTCCGGGCTAAGACGATGATGTACGTCGGACTCAGGGCGTCCGAATGCGATCGAGCAAATGTTGTCGGACTTCtgatttttctcaaatttttcagattttcgCCCGAAGTCTCGAACACACAAAATTACATTCGTTGGCTCATCTTCGGCTTGTCGCATGTTTCTCAATTGACCGTGGTTTCGCGAGCACCCTGTATGCTGTGTACGCTGATCCTCTCGAGGATAGGTCGTCAACGACACGCATCGATCGTCCATCGtacatgtaatattataattgatgaACGCGACACAGAAAACTcgtgcaattttgtttttggaaaGTGTCACGACTGTACGCAGAAATTCGCAATCTCTAAAAGTAAAGTTGACcaggaaatattttcagatctCGATATTGATCTCCATTTGTCTTCGAATGGAAGATCCACTATTGTTGTTCTCTCTTTTTGCTACGAGCTCCCGGTATCATTTTTCATCAACCATACTTGAACGGAGTTAACGTATGCAAACGGGGTGGTGAGGCAACGGATTTTTAACGACTACAGTCGTTGGGCGACAAACGATCCCACAGCTATTTACGATCATTAAATAGGTGTCGCTGGTCTTTTCATCATTGAACAATGAGCAACATTTCGATCGATAGAGATAGGAGGATCCTCCCAATTTGTTTAGTTTCATGCGGTTATATCAAAAGATTGGACTGGTAAGAGACGATTATTCACGTACCAACTCGTTACGTTTTCTATTTGCAAAATGTAGCAAAAGTTCTCAGTATATAACGTATAACAAAAACAATGTGTTTAGTCGTTGAAAGCTGACAGATTAATTAACATTCTTAAACTATTTGATCAAGATGGATCTAGAACATCGTTCTGGAATCAATTCGTCGATTaagaattatatgtataacttTCATGTTTCCGTGATCGAAAAAATCGATTGTAACGAGTAAAATGGATTGGATAAAAAATGGATTGTTCGCTGAGAAAGACCAGGCGTCCGCGTCCAACTATTTCGAACTTAGCTGCAAATTGTTAACGGCGAAGGAGTCCAGAATCCGAAATCAGTTCCCCTTTAAGCATTCCTTAGCTTTTACCCTCGCGGTTAAAACACGCGGTGTTTTATCGGGAAAGTTTTCAATCACTGCTCGGGATAGTcgatttcgttaaattttacGGTGGTGTATAAACTATATGCTTGCAAAATGCGTGCTTGGATTCTAATCTTTGGCCCCGGGGAGGCTCGTTTTGTAGCTACGCGCTGTGGAATCGCTGGATCGTTGTTGGCCACGCTGGCGTTGCAACTTCGGATGCTCGAATTATCGcgtcgaaatttcatttcactttcGCGAGAGTAATATTTGCTACGGAATGATACGGACGATCGCACCGCGAATATTCAATGTTGATCAAAGGAGAATGCTATCGAAAATAGCGTGCatcaatgaaacaattaaatgtgTATTCTTGGATCGAGCCACGGACAACTTTAATATCACTGTTCTCATGTCGGTTCAAGACGATCGTTCGTAAAATTATGTAGAACTCGATCGAATACTCCACAGCTTTCATAGTTTTACTCTGCCACACGTAACGTTAACTTGAAGAACAAACTCCTACATTCCCAAAACTAAAACATTCACAAAACTTACAGCTATCCTCTAATCTAACAgcctataataaataatatataatacagtattttttaCAAAGTTGAGAACAAAACGTTTCGGCGTTACCCTTGATGTATGCGtagaaatttgaataacaataAACCCAATGTTTGATCGTGGTGGGCGAATTCAATACCGAAGACACGCAAATCTTACATTAAAGTTTTCTGTACAGATAACACTTTTCAAAAGAAGCTGCACCCCTGGCAAAATCTGTTCCATCGAATACAATATCTGCTGTTACGATCATGAGTTTgacgttgaaaataatttgattaacaaTAAAAGCAAGCACAATGATAAATCTTGTCATACCGTATGAAGaaagacaattttcaattattctgctctattcgcCGAATgcatatatacacataatgcaatctttatttttcatatacatGCAAGAAAATTTTGGTTCGACCACGTTCTCGATAAACAAACATTTCCTGCCAGAGGTGTTAAATATTCCAGCCGCTAAAAgaataatgcaaatattttatcgagttCTACGTTGAACAGCCTTTCCCGGTAATATCCGAAAAAATTCGCTCGCAGCTCGACCCCCATAAATCGCGTAACTGAAGCTCGTACATCGTCATTCTCGAACGTCCAATTTGAACACTTTCGCGGAGCCGCAATGGCGCGCACATACAACACCCCGGTGTTCGTTTTCGCGATCACGGTCCATGTTTAGGGCGTAAGAAATGTTCCTccgttttcttcttcctcttttcctCAAAGCGGTGAGCCAGATTCGACTGGATTCGATTCGCTTGAAACGCAAAGCATTATCTGTCACCGGGGGACCTTTCCCGGTCCGCGTGGCCCTCTTGTGCGCCTTGTTCCCGTTTGCGCTTTCTACAAAACATTGTCGGGGACAAGACCCACGCAAATCTATGGCAGAGACACGTTCACGGTCACGTCGTGTCGCGTCCCTTTATGGCAAAGGACGTTCCTTCGTAAGCGAGCACTCGCGAGAAGCGCGGAGAACGCGGTGGACCCCACCGGAAGCCGTAGCGACCAATTTAGTACCGCGGCCGTTCTCATGATTAAAGCATACTTTGCCCTTAACTAATGTACACttgtttttcataatttttttaccctcctttttcttcgtctcGCGCGTGTGTCTCTTTTGttttgtgtgtgtgtatatatatatacagaataaattaacgaGTACCTAATACTAAAAAGAT contains:
- the LOC144476429 gene encoding small glutamine-rich tetratricopeptide repeat-containing protein alpha isoform X1 — protein: MAVKGLVAAIIQFLTQQLEDGNITEESRESLEVAIQCLESAYNVQASDVQANFNLLEVFKNTIETAEVPPPPAKEAMPEDKAEAERLKKEGNVYMKAEKHHEAIASYTRAIELNGTNAVYYCNRAAAYSKIGFHERAISDCKAALAIDPTYSKAHGRLGLAYSSLNRLVEAGVSYKKAVEMEPDNESYKYNLHVTQEKLREQSQGFSSFEDMIDVALANPDILRAGQRVAQLIQDSDPELLEILMRQMGNNPSNPEPPQNN
- the LOC144476429 gene encoding small glutamine-rich tetratricopeptide repeat-containing protein beta isoform X2, which gives rise to MAVKGLVAAIIQFLTQQLEDGNITEESRESLEVAIQCLESAYNVQASDVQANFNLLEVFKNTIETAEVPPPPAKEAMPEDKAEAERLKKEGNVYMKAEKHHEAIASYTRAIELNGTNAVYYCNRAAAYSKIGFHERAISDCKAALAIDPTYSKAHGRLGLAYSSLNRLVEAGVSYKKAVEMEPDNESYKYNLHVTQEKLREQSQGFSSFEDMIDVALANPDILRAFQRATGSATNTRF